In one window of Drosophila mauritiana strain mau12 chromosome X, ASM438214v1, whole genome shotgun sequence DNA:
- the LOC117146947 gene encoding mediator of RNA polymerase II transcription subunit 15: MECEQPEVVGGSAPLCRICITTHQQQNNTTTATANLPMIPIFGEDALWQKITTLANVKISKNDTLPQQVCVGCAKTAISACVFKKKCEEADSFYRQQLRLQKIEGADPLEASAAADQAKSSGCSSGSGSSSGSGSSSTSSSSSSDDEDEDNEQEQDNDNDVVAGEEQKRLQNGHGQTINGHRGNEADEIHDEIDDHHEPGLNAGGGGDLLRNGMELREANHDDDNDVEEINHLNPHHSDDGEITGHAGHPKEPFDFNSIRLMQEYMQHQMNKFPNGSATGPPGQDLELDLDQQHHDGDDDEDEEMSLPLIPEIELITPGDEALADPSNPNDLVNGTGVGVVQALQDPGFQCPHCYQIFEMKQILKAHMQSVHGAPGPVYECSNCRKTYFYKRFLEKHIRRGRCVKKRRNQTRPMQCSDCHVLFPTGHHLGWHKRTGCPSKAAKMPLQQLFKQNIVQFNNFPKRVAAGGARKPTAPDLHINNRKLGLANKRKGRTRIKLDAKKIALAKQLILREATTTVIANELNISRTFAWRLRKSLVNGVSLHERVVDPSQEEQHLQQLQQQQHHQQIQLQHHQQEDQQQAAAAAAAQAEREREHHHLSLPYSHLGLGLIKEERQDSEDEEHQHQQQQQHHHPSHHQLGLVDECGADEIGAEETAGYMGDEDAVCGLLHNGYDPDPDSDHIDHDPFEGTENNEHHSNGGRPGSVSPAPPLQPPTLGNSGMPVPVQVHAAARPDVEAYKRLLAESQHFPHIVNAQQLQMQQQQREREREQRDRGREQLQQQKAHNGGMPMLTRYPPSVMHALPVNLSLRSMPHMNSNESNGSSSSNTAAPVSVPGSSAASATVTPTGKKPRKPNVFIDDEKYAMAKLLVAQNSSTMEIARALNVSQMTAWKVRDAILKGVPLSYRNKRSDGRHSDEFSVKEQQQQLQQQQEQQQRQQEMQRQQQQQMEQMERLKQQRQQQELLLQQQQQQQQQQQQQMRHHTPADTSHYQQQQQQQQTTPKLLHPRRRLKAAERELRDKEITREILELIKEDSNIQYWKVSARLAEKGINISPSSVCQKLKSMGIHRRWKPGDKPPMLAISQLKAATVAAAAAAAGLSGVGGVVGGSAGLGGSSFGLADDGFEQQQFDMGGPHFLSAFTR, translated from the exons ATGGAGTGCGAACAGCCGGAGGTTGTGGGCGGAAGTGCGCCCCTATGTCGCATCTGCATCACCACCCACCAGCAGCAGAACAACACCACAACAGCCACAGCCAACCTGCCAATGATACCCATCTTCGGCGAGGATGCGCTTTGGCAGAAGATTACCACGCTGGCCAACGTCAAG ATTAGCAAAAACGACACCCTACCGCAACAGGTGTGCGTCGGATGTGCTAAGACGGCCATATCGGCCTGCGTGTTTAAGAAGAAGTGCGAGGAGGCGGACAGTTTTTATCGCCAGCAACTGAGGCTCCAGAAGATCGAGGGCGCGGATCCGCTGGAGGCGAGTGCTGCTGCCGACCAGGCCAAGAGCAGCGGCTGCAGCAGTGGCAGCGGGAGCAGCAGCGGAAGCGGCAGCAGTTCCACCAGCAGCAGTTCTTCCTCCGATGACGAGGATGAGGACAATGAACAGGAGCAGGATAACGACAATGATGTCGTTGCTGGCGAGGAACAAAAGCGCCTTCAAAATGGTCATGGACAGACCATTAATGGCCATCGTGGAAATGAGGCTGATGAGATCCACGATGAGATTGATGACCATCACGAACCAGGCCTCAATGCCGGTGGAGGAGGGGATCTACTCCGAAACGGCATGGAGTTGAGGGAAGCGAACCACGACGATGACAATGATGTGGAGGAGATCAATCATTTAAATCCGCACCATAGCGACGATGGCGAGATCACCGGCCATGCCGGTCATCCCAAGGAACCCTTCGATTTCAATTCCATTCGCTTGATGCAGGAGTATATGCAACATCAGATGAACAAGTTTCCCAATGGCTCCGCCACCGGTCCTCCGGGACAGGACTTGGAGCTCGATCTCGACCAGCAGCACCACGACGGCGACgatgatgaggatgaggaAATGTCGCTGCCGCTTATACCAGAAATTGAATTGATCACGCCGGGTGATGAAGCTTTAGCGGATCCGTCGAATCCAAATGATTTGGTCAATGGAACCGGCGTTGGCGTGGTTCAGGCATTGCAGGATCCAGGTTTCCAATGCCCCCATTGCTACCAGATCTTTGAGATGAAGCAGATCCTCAAGGCGCACATGCAGAGCGTCCATGGAGCACCGGGTCCGGTGTACGAGTGCAGCAACTGCCGCAAGACCTACTTCTACAAGCGTTTTCTGGAGAAGCACATACGACGCGGTCGGTGTGTCAAGAAGCGTCGCAATCAAAC TCGACCGATGCAGTGCTCAGATTGTCATGTCCTCTTCCCCACAGGCCATCATCTGGGTTGGCATAAGCGCACCGGCTGTCCTTCGAAGGCGGCCAAAAT GCCACTGCAACAGCTTTTCAAGCAAAACATTGTGCAGTTCAATAATTTCCCCAAGCGGGTTGCCGCCGGAGGAGCACGCAAGCCTACGGCTCCCGATCTGCACATAAATAATCGCAA ACTTGGGCTGGCCAACAAGAGAAAGGGGCGCACTCGCATCAAGTTGGATGCAAAGAAGATTGCCCTGGCCAAGCAGTTGATATTGCGAGAGGCCACCACGACGGTGATCGCCAACGAGCTGAACATCTCGCGCACCTTCGCCTGGCGCTTGCGCAAAAGTCTGGTAAATGGAGTCAGTTTGCATGAGCGCGTTGTGGATCCAtcgcaggaggagcagcacctgcaacagctgcagcaacagcagcatcatcagcaAATACAGCTGCAGCATCACCAGCAGGAGGATCAGCAGcaggcagcagctgctgctgcggcacaAGCGGAACGTGAACGCGAACACCATCATTTGAGTCTTCCCTATAGCCACCTCGGCTTGGGTCTTATCAAAGAGGAACGACAGGacagcgaggatgaggagcatcagcatcagcagcagcaacagcatcatCATCCTTCGCATCATCAACTGGGCCTGGTTGATGAGTGCGGAGCGGACGAGATCGGAGCTGAGGAAACGGCTGGTTATATGGGCGATGAGGATGCCGTTTGTGGATTGCTTCACAATGGCTATGATCCGGATCCCGATTCCGATCACATTGATCACGATCCCTTCGAGGGCACCGAAAACAACGAGCACCATTCGAATGGTGGACGGCCCGGATCCGTTTCGCCCGCGCCGCCATTACAGCCGCCAACGCTGGGAAATTCTGGGATGCCAGTGCCTGTGCAGGTACATGCTGCCGCGCGACCCGATGTCGAGGCCTATAAACGTCTGCTAGCCGAGTCACAGCACTTCCCCCACATCGTCAACGCCCAGCAGctgcagatgcagcagcaacaacgcgAGCGGGAAAGGGAGCAGCGAGATCGCGGACgagagcaactgcagcagcagaaggccCACAACGGTGGAATGCCGATGCTAACACGTTATCCGCCCTCCGTCAT GCACGCCCTGCCCGTCAACCTGTCCCTGCGTTCCATGCCCCACATGAACAGCAACGAGAG CAAtggcagctccagcagcaacACTGCAGCTCCAGTGTCGGTTCCAGGCTCATCTGCAGCCTCGGCGACTGTAACGCCAACCGGCAAGAAGCCACGCAAGCCGAACGTGTTTATCGATGACGAAAAGTATGCCATGGCCAAGTTGCTGGTGGCCCAGAACTCCTCCACCATGGAGATTGCCAGGGCACTCAATGTATCCCAAATGACGGCCTGGAAAGTGCGCGATGCCATTCTAAAGGGAGTGCCGCTCTCCTACCGCAACAAGCGTTCCGATGGCAGGCATTCGGATGAGTTCAGCGtcaaggagcagcagcaacagctgcagcagcaacaggagcaacagcaacggcagcagGAGATGCaacgacagcagcaacaacagatgGAGCAAATGGAGCGGCTTAAGCAGCAACGCCAGCAACAGGAGCTGCTActtcaacagcagcaacagcagcaacaacagcagcagcagcagatgcgCCACCACACACCAGCGGACACATCACActatcagcaacagcagcagcagcagcagacgaCACCGAAGCTGCTGCATCCTCGCCGCCGCCTGAAGGCCGCGGAACGTGAGCTGCGCGACAAGGAGATCACACGCGAAATACTCGAGCTGATCAAGGAGGATAGCAACATTCAGTACTGGAAGGTGTCGGCCCGCCTGGCTGAGAAGGGCATCAATATATCGCCCTCGTCCGTCTGCCAGAAGCTCAAGTCGATGGGCATCCACAGGCGCTGGAAGCCAGGTGACAAGCCACCGATGCTGGCCATCAGTCAGCTGAAAGCGGCCACAGTGGCGGCCGCCGCAGCGGCAGCTGGCTTGTCCGGCGTCGGCGGTGTTGTTGGTGGCAGTGCTGGACTGGGTGGCAGTAGTTTTGGCCTGGCCGACGATGGCttcgagcagcagcagttcgACATGGGCGGGCCGCACTTTCTCAGTGCCTTCACGCGCTAG